The following nucleotide sequence is from Deltaproteobacteria bacterium.
TAAAGTCTTTTTTTATCCCTAAATTTTCGGTTTGATATTCTGTTGGACCCAGAGAATGATATCTTCCGTTGAAGTTCCAGGTCTAAAGATGGCTTGAACTCCTTGTCCTTGCAATTGGGGAATGTCTTCATCAGGAATGATGCCCCCTCCAAAGAGTTTGATATCCTCCGCCTTGTTTTCTTTCAGGAGC
It contains:
- a CDS encoding methylmalonyl-CoA mutase; amino-acid sequence: LLKENKAEDIKLFGGGIIPDEDIPQLQGQGVQAIFRPGTSTEDIILWVQQNIKPKI